A genomic segment from Perca flavescens isolate YP-PL-M2 chromosome 13, PFLA_1.0, whole genome shotgun sequence encodes:
- the si:dkey-250d21.1 gene encoding uncharacterized protein si:dkey-250d21.1 isoform X2, translated as MPVDNQSTYNRKRARDPSEEEPTSVKKTKENTAIQTEGTETSRESPGENSAVPELQKENQTQEDGASSNAKETLKVYFKEILALTGFSINGANINTDEPIGGARGQQALNRICVEKIDKKEILQFSEDLMREEIQNSLRQARFFSILLQDVTRIEGKDQIPVFIRSVTVDGFPQKHLIGFLPCDMDVENLFYMLLSELRNKWGLRMEHCRGLTYLITGSMCQKMRDLTSRILQEFPQVVLSPSDPYAFNIWIIRCMPVPSIQIVANAVEEVASLLRRTPELCKRLEGKIQMAYGHIKGEVGRIKAAVGENWEYGTDAFQTMLDILEPFLNCINEMISKVDENTAEQMAKLKPVLKNFNFIITLVILKNTLCCVSILNSSLRGIISISSTLQYTISNALKLVSKYQQELAIFHRKWFSDAAGRAKKLGVEVTKPEGDQGDTTETPLEDFYRETISRPVLLYLVAEVKRVFSTEMVRILRWLSLVPSYMADHNFSIRRDKVADANLNNLARPDTFYEELGCWEVKWRHASKRRILPTTVFATLKIPDIGFYPNVQSLLRVLGTVPCVNAETDVYGQYHMVLERCHSYLRATPEDQRQCSMAYVYVNQDVHFNVEQMVESYAQKHPDILQLLQTDDDTKAKPPQVASHENHAEKDTEEELQFINLEMDAERLVELKCAETDREALKSALQAAVTAAYSSQSRKRCDGSAQEGEVEYVTKSEMKEVLTVCENAVREGILLEVGTSFFSLFIDSVVKFGEKDYLPLFLRFVDSFDVMRLELMGFLEADLDCDAMVQRLLEIVTVEWNLDLNNCRGQAYLGSGDVSYKLKAFACKVQETHPLAISTHCSSYSFNTWWSKSIPVPTVKRALDTFEEVLMFFGSSATLQKQLDHVIAYGLRESYEKVQEFQGKFCALWQEKHDSYEVFVQMLEPLVECLEKIKNNPQRWKAFVSDQAGALLRNVMEFDFIIAMVVLKNASSFTRELSAGLQKDHFSAASQLCQISGIVATLNRVKTSMKVFHQNWFDEACAMAQSLRVQIEVPENALQRDGMMKPVGFYKDGLSVPLVDNLINAVKDHFSEDHKEALNFLSLVPCSVTVSYMFESLKSKPPLYSSDLPDADNFFTELCCWRVTWKTKVASVTIPGSIFHTLRLPLMQYFGNINALLRIMSVLPSTALEDCGVIMRHKRFQEYLRNTNPKDRSPGLAMLQVGTDFSRDLDRMVTQCLKVTPQALEGICLDKESKSIIRDSENNMEVDCVKEEGEEVRIPQSPDRMEDQSMNPAEENGHSGDNCQGLTTVFKLATLLGKKNISLSDLSEEDRELFIQELSMCHWSKNESKCTPSIGEDEMVNLLISGIREVILKEIQESPFFSLITDKPVKIADHTHLPVFVRYVGESAPKVELMGFLPFDENCHIDTQAENLAKILTEDWGLPMSQCRGQAFMHLGSGYQSLKKMSLDFLRSYPLSVVTPSESCGLAHWLAGSVPCPSVAKMLDITEDLLLFFDESPCLEGQLAQAVDGLLNMPREALDEMPETCCSRWKKREDFFDIFADTLEGILSCLDAVSSSAIGAKSMHAQVLSTALRNLDFIVTLVILKNACAPLRNCSTVFRCGNPADILCEVEKIPSIIETLSKMLENVSTLHSTWFEQAFQLATKVAPEQVCFSEEANSYESPEIYYRENLSAPLLRSLIDEMKYSFSDSHLKALSVLSLLPSCNPQPILPESTDKPFSLYLADLLEPEAAEQEINAWAAVWSEKYQDAAPPSSIAETLVHPESKSHPTVTSMLRLVAVLPSVSMECDLMKTTLNSMRDLLKHTVCKGSRKDHVLLLFHCTTLQRLPEVIERCMEVDPESSPCLSQVMGTVQRLKLESGGVKVNPAAPAESHVSIVAEKPADGEVKSADRDVTLEVAQGPRTAVSFYEPQLREQILKELWDSQFFTVITERAVEIDGELYVPLCIRYLNKEDIQCEETLAFIPFVEDPVVLADAIETALSEKWGLNMEYCRGQALLSVGEVGAQMRAVSLAIATKYPQAVRSVSSALSLNVWLAKSSPAEEAADGAALIGKILHWLTEDVDRQNKLEDVILHLFQHDEGKGNELRDKLVKNWEKSHDMHDVMVDILEAVMLCLNELKGEGSASNQQQALQFFDAIRNFEFILSTVVQKNILSVTQKLSQSLQGKPLDMLLAVNNLPDLKASLGKLKSDLDSHHKAWFEEATALARKLHVTMLHSVLLEPLSEFYKESVSMKVIEHSIAEIDDLFTEKVLDTLRCLEIVPYAMSKVETSILSGLVFRLYKEDLPDQGSLHTEMKSWKEKWLDPLAGYLPTTVLDTLKTSQIRSFSNIETLLRLQVILPFSRRESNFRQGKRSFQEFMLQEKRSLAELHPL; from the exons ATGCCTGTGGATAATCAATCAACCTACAACAGGAAAAGAGCTAGAGATCCT TCTGAAGAGGAACCTACCTctgtgaagaaaacaaaag AAAACACAGCAATACAAACAGAAGGGACTGAGACGAGTAGAGAATCACCTGGAGAGAACAGTGCAGTGCCTGAACTGCAAAAAGAGAACCAAACCCAGGAGGATGGAGCCAGCTCCAATGCAAAAGAGACGCTGAAAGTCTATTTCAAGGAAATCCTGGCACTGACTGGATTCAGCATAAATGGTGCAAACATCAACACTGACGAGCCAATCGGAGGTGCGAGAGGACAGCAGGCTCTCAATCGTATCTGTGTGGAGAAAATTGACAAGAAAGAAATCCTCCAGTTCAGCGAAGACCTCATGCGGGAAGAGATCCAAAACAGCCTCCGACAGGCACGCTTCTTCTCCATTCTGCTTCAGGATGTGACACGCATAGAGGGAAAGGACCAGATCCCAGTTTTCATCCGGTCCGTTACGGTAGATGGGTTCCCACAAAAGCACCTCATTGGGTTCTTGCCATGCGACATGGATGTAGAGAATCTGTTTTACATGCTTCTCTCAGAGTTGCGCAACAAGTGGGGGCTGAGGATGGAGCACTGCAGAGGACTGACTTATCTGATAACGGGCAGCATGTGTCAGAAAATGCGAGACCTTACCTCCAGGATTCTGCAGGAGTTCCCACAAGTAGTTCTGTCACCAAGTGACCCATATGCCTTCAACATATGGATTATCCGCTGCATGCCTGTGCCCTCCATTCAAATTGTGGCTAACGCTGTTGAGGAGGTGGCCTCGTTACTCAGGAGAACACCAGAGCTGTGCAAAAGATTGGAGGGAAAGATACAGATGGCATATGGGCATATCAAAGGGGAGGTGGGCAGGATCAAGGCAGCCGTCGGTGAAAATTGGGAGTATGGCACTGACGCCTTCCAGACCATGTTAGACATTCTGGAGCCATTCCTGAACTGCATCAATGAGATGATTTCAAAGGTAGATGAAAATACTGCTGAACAGATGGCCAAGCTCAAGCCAGTTTTGAAGAATTTCAACTTCATCATCACACTTGTTATTCTGAAGAACACCCTCTGTTGTGTTAGTATACTCAACTCGAGTCTCAGGGGAATAATTAGCATCAGCAGTACGTTGCAGTACACCATTTCCAATGCCTTAAAGCTGGTAAGCAAATACCAACAGGAGCTTGCAATATTCCACAGGAAGTGGTTTTCAGACGCAGCTGGCAGAGCGAAGAAGCTGGGAGTGGAGGTCACTAAACCAGAGGGGGACCAGGGAGACACAACTGAAACCCCACTGGAGGACTTTTACAGGGAAACTATAAGCCGGCCCGTCTTGCTGTATCTCGTTGCAGAGGTGAAGAGAGTGTTCAGTACAGAGATGGTGAGGATTCTCCGATGGCTTTCGTTAGTGCCGTCTTACATGGCCGACCACAATTTCAGCATCCGCAGGGATAAAGTAGCAGATGCCAACTTGAACAACCTTGCCAGGCCTGACACATTCTACGAAGAGCTTGGCTGCTGGGAAGTGAAGTGGAGGCATGCGAGCAAGCGCCGGATCCTACCAACCACTGTGTTTGCTACACTCAAGATTCCAGATATTGGGTTTTACCCAAACGTGCAGAGCCTGTTGCGGGTGTTGGGCACTGTTCCATGTGTAAACGCAGAGACAGATGTTTACGGTCAATACCATATGGTACTGGAGCGCTGCCACTCCTACCTGAGAGCCACACCAGAGGACCAAAGACAATGCAGCATGGCATATGTCTACGTGAACCAAGATGTGCACTTCAATGTTGAACAAATGGTGGAGTCATACGCCCAGAAGCATCCAGACATCCTACAACTGCTGCAAACG GATGATGACACAAAGGCGAAGCCTCCCCAAG TGGCATCCCATGAGAACCATGCAGAAAAGGACACGGAAGAAGAACTGCAGTTCATAAACCTAGAGATGGATGCTGAAAGGCTTGTGGAGCTGAAGTGTGCAGAGACTGATAGAGAAGCTCTTAAATCTGCTTTGCAGGCTGCAGTGACGGCTGCCTACAGCAGTCAAAGCAGGAAACGCTGCGACGGTTCTGCTCAGGAAGGAGAGGTCGAGTATGTGACCAAGTCGGAAATGAAAGAAGTTCTCACTGTGTGCGAAAATGCCGTCAGGGAAGGAATCCTCTTGGAAGTGGGGACTTCATTCTTTTCCTTGTTCATTGACAGTGTTGTGAAGTTTGGGGAGAAAGACTACCTCCCACTTTTCCTGAGGTTTGTGGACAGTTTTGATGTCATGCGATTGGAGTTGATGGGATTCCTCGAGGCAGATCTGGATTGCGATGCCATGGTACAGCGTCTCCTAGAAATAGTTACAGTTGAGTGGAATCTTGATTTGAACAACTGCAGAGGTCAAGCGTACCTAGGCTCTGGTGATGTTTCCTACAAGCTGAAAGCCTTTGCCTGCAAAGTCCAGGAGACTCATCCTCTTGCTATCAGCACCCACTGCTCTTCCTACTCTTTCAACACATGGTGGTCAAAATCAATCCCGGTGCCAACTGTGAAGAGAGCCCTGGATACATTTGAAGAggttttgatgttttttggcAGCAGTGCTACTCTACAAAAACAGCTAGACCATGTGATAGCCTATGGTCTTAGAGAGAGCTATGAAAAGGTCCAAGAGTTTCAGGGGAAGTTCTGTGCCCTTTGGCAGGAGAAGCACGATTCTTACGAGGTGTTTGTGCAGATGCTGGAGCCCCTAGTTGAATGTCTGGAGAAAATCAAAAATAACCCACAGAGATGGAAGGCCTTTGTGTCCGACCAGGCTGGGGCCCTCCTCCGCAATGTGATGGAATTTGATTTCATCATTGCTATGGTGGTCTTGAAGAATGCATCCTCCTTCACCAGAGAACTGAGTGCAGGTCTCCAAAAGGACCACTTCAGTGCCGCGTCCCAACTTTGCCAAATCAGTGGTATTGTGGCAACTCTGAACCGCGTGAAAACAAGTATGAAGGTGTTTCACCAGAACTGGTTTGACGAGGCCTGTGCAATGGCACAGAGTCTGAGAGTGCAGATTGAAGTGCCTGAGAATGCTTTGCAAAGAGACGGCATGATGAAGCCAGTCGGTTTTTACAAAGATGGCTTAAGCGTGCCCCTAGTAGATAACCTCATCAATGCCGTGAAGGATCATTTCTCAGAGGACCACAAAGAAGCTCTGAACTTCCTCTCCCTAGTTCCATGCTCGGTCACAGTGAGTTACATGTTTGAGAGCTTGAAGTCAAAGCCGCCACTCTACAGCAGTGATCTTCCTGATGCTGACAACTTCTTCACAGAGCTGTGCTGTTGGAGAGTCACATGGAAGACCAAAGTTGCGTCTGTGACCATCCCAGGCTCCATATTTCACACACTGCGCCTGCCACTAATGCAGTACTTCGGTAACATCAATGCACTGCTGAGGATTATGTCAGTGTTACCCAGCACAGCACTGGAGGACTGTGGTGTCATAATGCGCCACAAGAGGTTCCAAGAGTACCTGAGAAATACAAATCCCAAAGACAGGTCCCCGGGCTTGGCTATGCTGCAGGTGGGCACAGACTTCAGCAGAGACCTGGACCGTATGGTGACCCAGTGTTTGAAGGTTACTCCCCAGGCCTTAGAGGGTATATGTCTG GACAAGGAATCCAAAAGCATCATCAGAGACTCTGAAAATAATATGGAAG TTGATTGTGTCAAGGAGGAAGGCGAAGAGGTTAGAATTCCGCAATCTCCTGACCGGATGGAGGACCAAAGCATGAACCCCGCAGAAGAGAATGGGCACTCTGGAGATAATTGTCAAGGCTTGACTACGGTATTCAAACTTGCCACGTTACTGGGGAAAAAGAATATCAGTCTCTCAGACCTCTCAGAAGAGGACAGAGAGCTTTTCATCCAGGAGCTCAGCATGTGCCACTGGTCTAAAAATGAGAGCAAATGCACACCTTCAATAGGTGAGGATGAAATGGTGAACCTCCTCATAAGTGGAATCAGAGAGGTGATACTGAAGGAAATACAGGAATCGCCGTTCTTCTCGCTTATCACGGACAAACCTGTTAAAATTGCTGACCATACCCACCTGCCTGTTTTTGTCAGGTATGTTGGAGAATCTGCTCCAAAAGTAGAGCTCATGGGTTTCTTACCGTTTGATGAAAACTGTCACATTGACACACAGGCAGAAAACCTTGCaaagattctcactgaagactGGGGCCTACCAATGTCTCAGTGTCGTGGACAAGCATTCATGCACTTGGGCTCAGGTTATCAAAGCCTGAAGAAAATGTCTTTGGATTTCCTCAGGAGCTATCCGCTCTCCGTTGTAACACCCAGTGAGTCTTGTGGCCTTGCCCATTGGCTGGCAGGAAGTGTGCCTTGCCCTTCAGTAGCAAAAATGTTGGATATCACAGAAGACCTGCTGCTGTTCTTTGATGAATCTCCTTGTCTGGAGGGACAGCTCGCACAGGCTGTTGATGGGCTTTTGAATATGCCAAGAGAGGCCCTGGATGAAATGCCAGAAACCTGTTGCTCGaggtggaaaaagagagaggactTCTTTGACATATTCGCTGACACACTAGAGGGCATCCTCAGCTGCCTAGATGCTGTTAGCTCTAGTGCCATCGGTGCCAAGTCCATGCATGCGCAAGTTCTCTCCACCGCTCTGAGAAATCTGGATTTCATCGTCACCCTTGTGATTCTGAAGAATGCTTGTGCTCCTCTCCGTAACTGTAGCACCGTCTTCCGCTGTGGAAACCCTGCTGATATTCTCTGTGAAGTGGAAAAAATCCCCTCGATCATAGAGACTCTTAGcaaaatgttagaaaatgtgAGCACGCTGCACTCGACTTGGTTTGAGCAGGCGTTCCAGCTAGCAACCAAGGTAGCTCCTGAACAGGTGTGCTTCTCGGAGGAAGCCAACAGCTACGAATCTCCTGAGATATATTACAGAGAAAATCTGAGCGCTCCTCTCCTCCGAAGTCTCATTGATGAAATGAAGTACAGCTTCTCCGACAGCCACTTGAAGGCCCTGTCGGTCCTGTCGTTACTGCCCTCCTGCAATCCACAGCCCATTTTGCCGGAGTCCACAGACAAGCCATTCAGCCTCTACCTTGCCGATCTTCTGGAGCCTGAAGCGGCCGAACAGGAAATCAACGCGTGGGCCGCCGTCTGGAGCGAAAAATACCAGGATGCTGCTCCCCCGTCGTCCATCGCGGAAACATTAGTCCACCCCGAGTCAAAGAGCCACCCAACTGTTACCTCAATGCTTCGGCTTGTAGCTGTCCTGCCTAGTGTCAGCATGGAGTGTGACCTGATGAAGACCACTCTGAATTCCATGAGGGACCTGTTGAAACACACCGTATgcaaaggcagcagaaaggaTCACGTGTTGCTCCTCTTCCACTGCACAACACTGCAGAGACTGCCGGAGGTCATTGAGAGGTGTATGGAGGTTGACCCAGAGAGCAGTCCATGTCTTTCCCAg GTGATGGGAACTGTCCAAAGACTAAAGTTGGAGAGTG gagGCGTGAAAGTGAACCCGGCGGCACCAGCAGAATCGCACGTCTCCATTGTAGCGGAGAAGCCTGCTGATGGCGAGGTAAAATCGGCTGACAGGGACGTGACACTGGAAGTCGCGCAGGGACCGAGAACGGCGGTGTCTTTCTACGAGCCTCAACTGCGTGAACAAATCCTCAAAGAACTGTGGGACTCTCAGTTCTTTACGGTCATAACCGAGCGAGCCGTCGAAATCGATGGCGAGCTCTATGTCCCGTTGTGCATCAGGTACTTGAACAAAGAGGACATCCAGTGTGAGGAAACGCTGGCTTTCATCCCTTTCGTTGAAGACCCAGTCGTCCTCGCAGATGCTATTGAGACTGCCCTGTCTGAGAAGTGGGGGCTCAACATGGAGTACTGTAGAGGGCAGGCCTTGCTGAGTGTCGGTGAAGTAGGAGCTCAGATGAGGGCTGTAAGTTTAGCTATAGCTACGAAATACCCCCAGGCCGTGAGGTCTGTCAGCTCGGCTTTGTCTCTTAACGTTTGGCTGGCTAAATCCTCTCCCGCCGAAGAAGCCGCGGACGGAGCAGCTCTCATAGGGAAGATATTACATTGGCTCACAGAGGACGTAGACCGCCAGAACAAACTGGAAGACGTGATCCTGCACTTGTTCCAGCACGACGAAGGCAAGGGCAACGAGCTGAGGGACAAACTCGTCAAAAACTGGGAGAAGAGCCACGACATGCACGACGTGATGGTAGACATTTTAGAAGCCGTCATGCTCTGTTTGAACGAGCTGAAAGGGGAGGGAAGCGCTTCAAACCAGCAGCAAGCGTTGCAGTTTTTCGATGCGATCCGGAACTTTGAGTTCATCCTGTCAACGGTGGTGCAGAAGAACATTCTGAGTGTCACTCAAAAGCTAAGTCAGTCTCTTCAGGGCAAACCCTTAGATATGTTACTTGCCGTGAATAATTTGCCCGATCTCAAAGCATCCCTCGGTAAGCTGAAGAGCGACCTTGACAGCCATCACAAGGCCTGGTTCGAGGAAGCCACCGCGCTGGCTCGTAAACTCCACGTGACAATGTTGCATTCCGTGCTTCTGGAGCCGTTGAGCGAGTTTTACAAAGAATCCGTAAGCATGAAGGTTATAGAGCACTCCATAGCAGAAATCGACGACCTCTTCACAGAAAAGGTATTGGATACCCTGAGGTGTCTGGAGATTGTGCCTTACGCAATGTCCAAAGTAGAAACCAGCATCCTTAGTGGTCTTGTGTTCCGCCTGTACAAGGAGGACCTGCCAGATCAGGGCTCTCTTCACACCGAGATGAAGTCGTGGAAGGAGAAGTGGTTGGATCCCCTGGCAGGCTATCTCCCAACCACTGTGCTCGATACGCTCAAGACGTCCCAGATAAGAAGTTTTAGTAACATTGAGACTCTGCTCAGGCTCCAGGTCATCTTGCCGTTTTCAAGGAGGGAGAGCAACTTCCGGCAGGGAAAAAGGAGCTTCCAGGAGTTCATGCTGCAGGAAAAGCGATCCCTCGCGGAGCTCCATCCTCTGTAG